The following are encoded in a window of Solibacillus sp. FSL R7-0668 genomic DNA:
- a CDS encoding chemotaxis protein CheA, producing MEVNQYLEMFIEESKEHLQACSEHLLELEKNPENLTIVGEIFRSAHTLKGMSATMGFEDLADLTHKMENVLDAIRNEKIKVSPEILDVVFESVDHLEEMVYDIADGGDGKRNVQETVEKLKSIESGEPVAAKAPAAPVAEAPVVLNPDLKLTYDDFEKTVILQSSEQDFNAYEITVTLRDDCLLKAARVFMVFEILEKNGDVIKSSPTVERLEEEQFDNEFYVAFISKESAEDLQKMLMKVSEVDRVDVNEINQDVFTSSVAPLEVQEEVAATVQAATAEVAATQTPAAPKATANNNKSSSGHATSKTIRVNIERLDILMNLFEELAIDRGRLLSIATDVNHGELNETVERMSRTMGDLQNIVLTMRMVPVETVFNRFPKMVRQLSRDLNKRIALNIVGAETELDRTVIDEIGDPLVHLIRNSVDHGIEPPEVRRAKGKPEEGTVELRAYHSGNYVFIEIEDDGAGIDRDRVLQKAISKGVVTHEQSLSMTDKQINELILASGFSTAEVISDVSGRGVGLDVVKTTIESLGGSISIESTQDVGSVFSIQLPLTLSIISVMLVEIEREIYAIPLSSIIETSIIRNSDILNAHNQKVIDFRGKVVPLVFLEEIFEVPRQEQNDDGFHSVVIVRKGDKLAGLVVDSFIGQQEIVLKSLGNYLTNIFAISGATILGNGKVALIVDCNALMK from the coding sequence ATGGAAGTAAATCAATATTTAGAAATGTTTATTGAAGAAAGTAAAGAGCATTTACAAGCTTGTAGCGAACACTTATTAGAATTAGAAAAAAACCCAGAGAATTTAACGATTGTTGGTGAGATTTTCCGTTCTGCGCATACGTTAAAAGGGATGTCAGCTACAATGGGCTTTGAGGATCTCGCTGATTTAACACATAAAATGGAAAATGTGTTAGATGCTATCCGTAATGAAAAAATTAAAGTATCGCCAGAAATTTTAGACGTTGTTTTTGAATCAGTAGATCATTTAGAGGAAATGGTGTATGACATTGCGGATGGTGGCGATGGAAAACGCAATGTTCAAGAAACGGTAGAAAAATTAAAAAGTATCGAATCCGGTGAACCCGTTGCAGCGAAAGCACCAGCTGCCCCTGTAGCTGAAGCTCCAGTGGTATTAAACCCAGATTTAAAATTGACGTATGATGATTTTGAAAAAACGGTCATTTTACAATCTTCTGAGCAAGATTTTAACGCTTATGAAATTACAGTAACATTACGTGATGATTGCTTATTAAAAGCGGCTCGCGTATTTATGGTATTTGAAATTTTAGAGAAAAATGGGGATGTCATTAAGTCCTCACCAACAGTGGAACGATTAGAAGAAGAGCAGTTTGATAATGAATTTTATGTGGCGTTTATTTCAAAGGAGTCCGCTGAAGACTTACAAAAAATGCTGATGAAAGTATCAGAAGTAGACCGTGTTGATGTTAATGAAATTAATCAGGACGTATTTACAAGCTCTGTAGCCCCTTTAGAAGTTCAAGAAGAAGTAGCTGCAACTGTACAGGCTGCAACGGCAGAAGTCGCAGCAACACAAACACCAGCAGCACCTAAAGCAACTGCAAATAACAATAAATCTTCTAGCGGTCATGCTACAAGTAAAACCATTCGTGTTAATATCGAGCGTCTTGATATTTTAATGAATCTATTCGAAGAGCTTGCAATTGACCGTGGTCGATTATTATCAATTGCTACGGATGTGAATCATGGAGAGTTAAACGAAACCGTAGAGCGCATGAGCCGTACAATGGGCGACTTACAAAATATTGTCTTAACGATGCGAATGGTTCCGGTAGAGACTGTATTTAACCGATTCCCAAAAATGGTGCGTCAATTATCACGTGATCTAAATAAAAGAATTGCGCTTAATATTGTTGGTGCAGAAACAGAGCTTGACCGAACTGTTATCGATGAAATCGGTGACCCACTCGTTCACTTAATTCGTAACTCGGTTGACCATGGGATTGAACCCCCAGAAGTTCGTCGTGCAAAAGGGAAGCCAGAAGAAGGTACAGTAGAGCTTCGTGCCTACCATAGTGGTAACTATGTCTTCATCGAAATTGAAGACGATGGCGCAGGAATTGACCGCGATCGCGTATTGCAAAAGGCGATTTCAAAAGGTGTTGTTACGCATGAGCAATCGCTATCCATGACGGATAAGCAAATTAACGAACTAATTTTAGCATCTGGCTTCTCTACAGCAGAAGTGATTTCAGACGTATCTGGTCGTGGTGTTGGTTTAGACGTTGTAAAAACAACGATTGAATCTTTAGGCGGCAGCATTTCAATCGAGTCAACGCAGGATGTAGGTTCTGTATTCTCGATTCAATTACCATTAACATTGTCGATTATTTCAGTAATGTTAGTTGAAATTGAACGCGAAATTTATGCGATTCCATTATCATCTATTATCGAAACATCTATTATCCGTAACTCAGACATTTTAAATGCCCACAATCAAAAGGTGATTGATTTCCGTGGCAAAGTGGTGCCATTAGTATTCCTTGAAGAAATCTTTGAAGTACCACGTCAAGAGCAAAATGACGATGGATTCCATTCGGTTGTAATCGTTCGTAAAGGCGATAAATTAGCTGGCTTAGTTGTGGATTCATTTATCGGTCAGCAAGAAATTGTATTAAAATCATTAGGAAACTACTTAACAAATATTTTTGCAATTTCAGGTGCTACCATTTTAGGTAACGGTAAAGTAGCGTTAATCGTAGACTGTAACGCACTTATGAAGTAA
- a CDS encoding chemotaxis protein CheW, whose translation MTNAIEQKNVKVIVFQLADKEYAIPVSHVKGIEKLMHITRVPKTARYVKGVINLRGVVTPVIDLRERFDLPISGNEETTRIIIITLETMEVGFVVDSANDVLDIDTASIEQQPEVVGSLEEEFIAGVAKLDNRLLILLHLDKVLNPLD comes from the coding sequence ATGACAAATGCAATCGAGCAAAAAAATGTGAAAGTCATTGTGTTTCAATTAGCAGATAAAGAATATGCCATTCCCGTTTCACATGTAAAAGGAATTGAAAAATTAATGCATATTACACGTGTGCCAAAAACGGCACGCTATGTAAAAGGTGTTATTAATTTGCGTGGGGTTGTAACGCCTGTCATTGATTTGCGTGAACGCTTTGATTTACCGATTTCAGGAAATGAAGAAACAACACGTATTATTATCATTACGTTAGAAACGATGGAAGTTGGCTTTGTTGTTGACTCGGCGAATGATGTTTTAGATATCGATACGGCATCAATTGAACAGCAGCCTGAGGTTGTAGGATCTTTAGAAGAGGAATTTATCGCAGGGGTAGCAAAATTAGATAACCGCTTATTAATTTTACTTCACTTAGATAAAGTATTAAATCCACTAGATTAA
- a CDS encoding chemotaxis protein CheC, whose product MNFNEKITSLHLDVLKEIGNIGAAHAATALSDLLQKKIDMRVPNVRMVSFNEMMELAGGSENVVVGIYLRIEGDVAGSMFFVLPVGQANRFIRRLIHDESFDFNIPPYSELGLSAMQEMGNILSGSYLSALSDFTGLKIYPTVPGLSIDMFGAIISIGLIELSQVSDTVIVINTSIYEEVISDDEAVKGHFFLLPEPESFESIFKALGVPTT is encoded by the coding sequence ATGAACTTCAATGAAAAAATCACCTCGCTTCATTTAGATGTATTAAAGGAAATAGGAAATATTGGTGCTGCCCATGCGGCGACGGCCTTATCAGATTTATTGCAAAAGAAAATCGATATGCGCGTACCAAATGTGAGAATGGTTTCTTTTAATGAGATGATGGAATTAGCAGGTGGGTCAGAGAATGTGGTTGTGGGGATTTATCTTCGTATTGAGGGCGATGTAGCAGGAAGCATGTTTTTCGTGTTACCAGTGGGGCAAGCAAATCGCTTTATTCGCCGCTTAATTCATGATGAATCATTTGATTTTAATATACCACCATATTCTGAATTAGGTTTATCGGCGATGCAGGAAATGGGGAATATTTTATCAGGCTCTTATTTATCGGCATTGTCTGATTTTACAGGGTTAAAGATTTATCCGACGGTGCCTGGCTTAAGTATTGATATGTTCGGCGCTATTATTAGTATTGGTTTAATTGAATTATCGCAAGTAAGTGATACTGTAATTGTTATTAATACATCCATTTATGAAGAAGTTATATCTGACGATGAAGCGGTTAAAGGGCATTTTTTCTTATTGCCTGAACCAGAATCTTTTGAATCGATCTTTAAAGCCTTAGGGGTGCCCACTACATGA
- a CDS encoding chemotaxis protein CheD, translated as MILSNISDVIKVGIAQMDVVKVPKTIRTSGLGSCVGVVIYDESKKIAGMVHVMLPDSSLGRTETINVAKFADTGVNAIVEMLKREGAQSFKLKAKIAGGAQMFQFTSDKDSMRIGPRNVEAVKAQLKKLNIPIVSEDTGGNSGRTIEFNPETSKLNVRTVNQGVRDI; from the coding sequence ATGATTTTATCGAATATAAGCGATGTAATTAAAGTAGGTATAGCACAAATGGATGTAGTAAAAGTTCCTAAAACGATTCGTACGTCAGGCTTAGGGTCCTGTGTAGGGGTCGTGATTTATGATGAATCAAAGAAAATTGCCGGCATGGTCCATGTCATGTTACCTGATTCAAGTTTAGGTCGAACAGAAACTATTAATGTCGCAAAATTTGCAGATACAGGGGTCAATGCAATAGTAGAAATGCTAAAGCGTGAAGGCGCTCAAAGCTTTAAATTAAAGGCGAAAATTGCTGGCGGGGCTCAAATGTTTCAATTTACTTCGGATAAGGATTCGATGCGTATTGGACCTCGAAATGTAGAAGCTGTAAAGGCACAATTGAAAAAGTTAAATATTCCAATCGTTTCAGAAGATACGGGTGGGAATAGTGGTCGTACAATAGAGTTTAACCCTGAGACTAGTAAATTAAATGTACGAACAGTTAATCAAGGAGTGAGGGACATTTGA
- a CDS encoding multidrug transporter has protein sequence MFGSLFYNFWAALFSFAAYFIWAIRDPFAMPWPTIGIATVAAILGFVIMFAVRYFIAYIFYTPEALVHNETESTNEDASVEEERNQQFIPQNNRTTAEFEDENTEEVAQVVRTMLHGEEAVSR, from the coding sequence ATGTTTGGATCGCTTTTTTATAATTTCTGGGCTGCTTTATTTTCGTTCGCTGCTTATTTCATTTGGGCAATCCGTGATCCATTTGCGATGCCGTGGCCAACAATCGGTATTGCGACCGTTGCGGCAATCCTTGGGTTTGTGATCATGTTTGCTGTTCGTTACTTTATCGCCTATATTTTTTATACACCAGAAGCTTTGGTACATAATGAAACGGAATCAACAAATGAAGATGCTTCTGTTGAAGAGGAACGAAATCAACAGTTTATTCCTCAAAATAATCGGACAACAGCAGAGTTTGAAGATGAAAATACAGAAGAGGTGGCCCAAGTTGTTCGTACAATGCTACATGGGGAAGAAGCTGTTTCCCGTTAA
- a CDS encoding FliA/WhiG family RNA polymerase sigma factor, which produces MTEQGHAEEQSLWIRWTKDKDPEAGDLLITKYKPLVSYHVQRIAVGVPKNVSRDDLTSLGMMGLFDALNKFDINRDLKFDTYASFRVRGAIIDGLRKEDWLPRSAREKAKKLDAQIEQLEQKLMRHATPEELANHMNLSVEEIYQTVHEHFFSNVLSINEQLDQEESEGKSFVIRDDHTKTPEQHMVHTELLGDLAEQIQKLNEKEQLVISLFYTEEMTLTEIGEMLELSTSRISQIHSKALFKLRKLLSSEMINT; this is translated from the coding sequence GTGACTGAACAAGGACATGCAGAAGAGCAATCACTATGGATTCGCTGGACAAAGGACAAAGATCCAGAAGCAGGCGACTTACTAATAACAAAATATAAGCCACTCGTTTCGTATCATGTGCAACGGATTGCTGTTGGAGTACCCAAAAATGTTTCGCGAGATGATTTAACAAGTCTCGGTATGATGGGCTTATTTGATGCGTTAAATAAATTTGATATAAATCGTGATTTGAAATTTGATACGTATGCATCATTCCGGGTTCGAGGTGCTATTATTGATGGGCTTCGTAAAGAGGACTGGCTGCCACGATCTGCACGTGAAAAAGCGAAAAAGCTAGATGCACAAATTGAGCAGCTTGAGCAAAAGCTGATGCGTCATGCAACACCTGAGGAGCTGGCGAATCATATGAATTTGTCGGTGGAGGAAATTTATCAAACGGTGCATGAACATTTTTTCTCCAATGTGCTATCGATTAATGAACAGCTAGATCAAGAAGAAAGCGAAGGGAAATCGTTCGTCATTCGAGATGATCACACGAAAACACCAGAACAGCATATGGTACATACAGAGTTATTAGGTGATTTAGCAGAGCAAATCCAAAAATTAAATGAAAAAGAGCAGCTCGTGATTAGCTTGTTTTACACGGAAGAAATGACGTTAACAGAAATCGGTGAAATGTTAGAGCTATCGACTTCGCGCATTTCCCAAATCCATTCGAAAGCATTGTTTAAGTTACGTAAATTATTGTCTTCGGAAATGATTAATACGTAG
- a CDS encoding RNA polymerase subunit sigma: MSLKGVELQIAIPKTFDAGKMADQQQQNNILQQMHANDALKKEIERKQFSVNETDKMDVVDGEDGENEQGQSPDQQKKKKQQLQQKAQHPFKGNLFDFSG; the protein is encoded by the coding sequence ATGAGCTTAAAGGGCGTTGAGCTACAGATTGCCATTCCTAAAACATTTGATGCAGGAAAAATGGCTGATCAGCAACAGCAAAATAACATTCTTCAACAAATGCATGCTAATGATGCGCTAAAAAAAGAAATCGAACGCAAGCAATTCTCCGTCAATGAAACAGACAAAATGGATGTCGTGGACGGAGAAGATGGCGAAAACGAACAAGGGCAGTCACCTGACCAACAAAAGAAAAAAAAGCAACAGCTACAACAAAAAGCACAGCATCCGTTTAAGGGGAATCTTTTTGATTTTAGCGGCTAG
- the rpsB gene encoding 30S ribosomal protein S2: protein MSVISMKQLLEAGVHFGHQTRRWNPKMKKYIFVERNGIYIIDLQKTVKKLEEAYDFMRQVGQDGGKVLFVGTKKQAQEAIKEEAERSGNYYINQRWLGGTLTNFGTIQKRVQRMKNIEKMEEDGTFDVLPKKEVIQLKKEHERLVKFLGGIRDMKGIPDVMFVVDPRKERIAVAEAIKLNIPLVGIVDTNCDPDEIDYVIPANDDAIRAVKLLTAKMADALLEAKQGEEEAPVAEEAAAE, encoded by the coding sequence ATGTCAGTAATTTCAATGAAACAATTACTTGAAGCTGGTGTACATTTCGGTCACCAAACTCGCCGTTGGAACCCAAAAATGAAGAAATATATCTTCGTTGAACGTAACGGTATCTACATTATCGATTTACAAAAAACGGTTAAAAAATTAGAAGAAGCTTACGATTTCATGCGTCAAGTTGGTCAAGACGGTGGTAAAGTTTTATTCGTTGGTACGAAAAAACAAGCACAAGAAGCGATCAAAGAAGAAGCAGAACGTTCAGGTAACTACTATATCAACCAACGTTGGTTAGGTGGTACATTAACTAACTTCGGTACAATTCAAAAACGTGTTCAACGTATGAAAAATATCGAAAAAATGGAAGAAGACGGCACTTTCGACGTACTTCCTAAAAAAGAAGTTATCCAACTTAAAAAAGAGCACGAGCGCTTAGTTAAATTCTTAGGCGGTATCCGTGATATGAAAGGGATTCCGGACGTAATGTTCGTAGTAGACCCTCGTAAAGAGCGTATCGCAGTTGCAGAAGCAATCAAATTAAACATCCCTCTAGTTGGTATCGTAGACACTAACTGTGATCCAGATGAAATCGATTACGTAATCCCTGCAAACGACGATGCTATCCGCGCTGTTAAATTATTAACTGCAAAAATGGCTGACGCTTTATTAGAAGCAAAACAAGGTGAAGAAGAAGCTCCTGTAGCTGAAGAAGCTGCAGCAGAATAA
- the tsf gene encoding translation elongation factor Ts yields MANITAQLVKELREKTGAGMMDCKKALVQTDGDIDAAIDFLREKGLAAAGKKADRIAAEGTTFILEQGNEAILIEVNAETDFVAKNEQFQTLVSSLAEQLLTAKPESVEAALELEKDGVKIVDQISTATATIGEKISLRRFEIKTKTDADAFGAYLHMGGRIGVLVVLEGSTDAAAAKDVAMHIAAINPTYVSRDEVSAEEVEHERKVLTEQALNEGKPENIVAKMVEGRLGKYFEDVCLLDQTFVKNSDQKVRDFVKSTGGNVTAFSRYAVGEGIEKREDNFAEEVMSQVKGNN; encoded by the coding sequence ATGGCAAACATTACTGCACAATTAGTAAAAGAATTACGTGAAAAAACGGGCGCAGGTATGATGGACTGTAAAAAAGCATTAGTTCAAACTGACGGTGACATCGATGCTGCAATCGATTTCTTACGTGAAAAAGGTTTAGCTGCTGCTGGTAAAAAAGCAGACCGTATCGCTGCTGAAGGTACAACTTTCATTTTAGAACAAGGTAACGAAGCAATTCTTATCGAAGTAAACGCTGAAACGGACTTCGTAGCGAAAAACGAACAGTTCCAAACATTAGTTTCTTCTTTAGCAGAGCAATTATTAACTGCTAAACCAGAATCAGTTGAAGCTGCTTTAGAATTAGAAAAAGACGGCGTGAAAATCGTTGACCAAATTTCTACAGCTACAGCTACAATCGGCGAAAAAATCTCTTTACGTCGTTTCGAAATTAAAACAAAAACTGATGCAGATGCATTTGGTGCTTACTTACACATGGGCGGTCGTATCGGTGTATTAGTAGTTCTTGAAGGTTCTACTGACGCTGCTGCTGCAAAAGACGTTGCAATGCACATCGCTGCAATCAACCCAACTTACGTATCTCGTGACGAAGTTTCTGCTGAAGAAGTTGAACATGAGCGTAAAGTATTAACGGAACAAGCGTTAAACGAAGGTAAACCAGAAAACATCGTAGCGAAAATGGTAGAAGGCCGTCTTGGTAAATACTTTGAAGACGTTTGCTTATTAGACCAAACTTTCGTTAAAAACTCAGATCAAAAAGTACGTGACTTCGTAAAATCTACTGGCGGTAACGTAACTGCATTCTCTCGTTATGCTGTAGGTGAAGGTATCGAAAAACGTGAAGATAACTTCGCGGAAGAAGTAATGAGCCAAGTAAAAGGTAATAACTAA
- the pyrH gene encoding UMP kinase: MSVSKYKRVVIKLSGEALAGELGFGFSPEVIKSIAAEIKDVIDLGVEVALVVGGGNIWRGKIGAEMGMERANADYMGMLGTVMNALALQDSLENLGVPTRVQSSIVMTQVAEPYIRRKAVRHLEKSRVVIFAAGTGNPYFSTDTTAALRAAEINADAILMAKNNVDGVYSADPKLDPTAVKYDTLTYLDVIQQGLQVMDSTASTLCMDNDIKLVVFNLSESGNIKRAVMGEKIGTVVRRDA; the protein is encoded by the coding sequence ATGAGTGTGTCAAAATACAAGCGAGTAGTAATTAAACTGAGTGGAGAAGCATTAGCTGGAGAATTAGGCTTTGGCTTCTCACCAGAAGTGATTAAATCAATCGCAGCAGAGATTAAAGATGTCATTGATTTAGGTGTTGAAGTAGCATTAGTTGTTGGAGGCGGGAATATTTGGCGCGGTAAAATCGGCGCTGAAATGGGTATGGAGCGTGCCAATGCCGATTATATGGGGATGTTAGGAACAGTGATGAATGCATTAGCGTTGCAGGATTCATTAGAAAACCTAGGTGTTCCGACACGTGTTCAATCATCTATCGTGATGACACAAGTGGCAGAGCCATATATTCGTCGAAAAGCAGTGCGTCATCTAGAAAAATCACGCGTTGTGATTTTCGCAGCAGGTACTGGTAACCCGTACTTCTCTACAGATACAACAGCTGCTTTACGTGCAGCAGAAATCAATGCAGATGCGATTTTAATGGCGAAAAACAATGTGGACGGTGTATATTCTGCCGATCCTAAATTAGATCCAACAGCAGTAAAGTATGACACACTTACGTATTTAGACGTTATTCAACAAGGCTTACAAGTAATGGATTCAACAGCTTCAACATTATGTATGGATAATGATATTAAGCTTGTCGTATTCAACTTATCAGAGTCAGGTAATATTAAACGTGCCGTAATGGGCGAAAAAATTGGAACAGTTGTTAGGAGAGATGCATAA
- the frr gene encoding ribosome recycling factor produces the protein MAKQVLDQAQEKMTKSIAAFSRELASIRAGVANASLLDRISVEYYGAPTPVNQMAGVSVPEARLLVIQPYDKSILGEIEKAIMRSDIGITPTNDGNVIRLAIPALTEERRKDLVKQVKKESEEAKVAVRNVRRDANDDLKKLEKNGEITEDELRGFGEDIQKLTDNAIVKIEELVKEKEKEILTV, from the coding sequence ATGGCTAAGCAAGTATTAGATCAAGCACAAGAAAAAATGACAAAATCGATTGCTGCTTTCTCACGTGAGTTAGCATCAATTCGTGCGGGCGTAGCGAACGCTTCATTATTAGACCGTATTTCTGTAGAATATTACGGTGCACCAACACCAGTTAACCAAATGGCGGGTGTATCAGTACCGGAAGCACGTCTATTAGTAATCCAACCATATGATAAATCAATTTTAGGTGAAATTGAAAAAGCGATTATGCGTTCGGATATCGGTATTACACCGACAAACGACGGAAACGTAATCCGTTTAGCGATCCCTGCTTTAACAGAAGAACGTCGTAAAGATCTTGTGAAACAAGTGAAGAAGGAATCAGAAGAAGCAAAAGTTGCTGTACGTAACGTGCGTCGTGATGCAAACGATGATCTGAAAAAATTAGAGAAAAATGGTGAAATCACAGAAGACGAATTACGTGGCTTCGGTGAAGATATCCAAAAATTAACGGATAATGCCATTGTGAAAATTGAAGAGTTAGTAAAAGAAAAAGAAAAAGAAATTTTAACAGTTTAA
- a CDS encoding isoprenyl transferase, which translates to MFKKLFGKNSNTGQPSNDESMDLVKGEEVPTHIAIIMDGNGRWAKKRALPRVAGHHEGMQTIRKITRSACDLGIKVLTLYAFSTENWKRPKSEVEFLMRLPEQFLNSFLPELMERNIRVEMIGVMDTLPDYTQRALTNAMEATKNNTGLVLNFAMNYGGRAEIVMAMQRLMKDVEAGTLTIDELSEQHISQHIMTAHLPEPDLLIRTSGEVRISNFMLWQLAYTEFWFTDTHWPDFDEACLKEAILVYQNRNRRYGGLKGEGTN; encoded by the coding sequence ATGTTTAAAAAACTTTTTGGGAAAAATTCGAATACAGGGCAGCCATCTAATGATGAAAGTATGGACTTAGTTAAGGGCGAAGAAGTTCCTACCCATATTGCAATAATCATGGACGGAAATGGTCGCTGGGCGAAAAAACGAGCACTACCTCGTGTTGCTGGACACCATGAAGGCATGCAGACCATACGGAAAATTACGCGTTCTGCTTGTGATTTAGGGATTAAGGTGTTAACGCTCTATGCATTTTCAACAGAAAACTGGAAGCGCCCTAAATCAGAAGTAGAATTTTTAATGCGCCTACCTGAACAATTTTTAAATTCATTTTTACCAGAGCTAATGGAGCGTAATATTCGAGTTGAAATGATCGGTGTTATGGATACATTGCCAGATTATACGCAACGTGCGCTAACAAATGCGATGGAAGCAACAAAGAACAATACAGGGCTTGTATTGAATTTCGCTATGAATTACGGGGGACGAGCAGAAATTGTCATGGCAATGCAGAGATTAATGAAAGATGTAGAAGCGGGTACACTAACAATTGATGAACTATCAGAACAGCATATTTCACAGCATATTATGACAGCTCATTTACCAGAACCAGATTTATTGATTCGAACGAGTGGTGAAGTGAGAATTAGTAACTTTATGCTATGGCAGCTTGCGTATACGGAGTTTTGGTTTACGGATACACATTGGCCTGATTTCGATGAGGCCTGTTTGAAAGAAGCAATTTTAGTGTATCAAAACCGTAATCGTCGTTATGGTGGGCTGAAAGGAGAAGGAACAAATTGA
- a CDS encoding phosphatidate cytidylyltransferase: protein MKQRIITGVIAAALFIPFVVYGGAPFAVLISILAVIGFYELLKMRGISIFSVPGIIGVVALVMLVIPNDWSSEVVKFFNYESNLMIIYAISTLLLIYIVLVKNKITFDEIGFILLGAFYVGLGFHYFIETRFDGLDYVIFILLVVWTTDSGAYFVGRKLGKNKLWPEISPKKTIEGSVGGIVIAVIFAVMMQWIYPFASSWTQLIVVTIVASIIGQMGDLVESAIKRHYGVKDSGTILPGHGGILDRFDSLLFAVPLLHFVHFV, encoded by the coding sequence TTGAAGCAACGCATTATTACAGGCGTAATAGCAGCGGCATTATTCATCCCATTTGTTGTATATGGTGGTGCTCCGTTTGCAGTATTAATTAGCATCTTAGCAGTCATTGGATTTTATGAATTGTTAAAGATGCGAGGAATTTCAATTTTTTCTGTACCAGGAATAATAGGAGTAGTAGCATTAGTCATGCTTGTCATTCCGAATGACTGGTCAAGTGAAGTAGTGAAATTCTTCAATTATGAGTCAAATTTGATGATTATTTATGCGATTTCAACGCTATTATTAATTTATATTGTCCTTGTAAAAAATAAAATAACATTTGATGAAATAGGCTTTATTTTATTGGGCGCATTCTATGTAGGACTGGGCTTCCATTACTTTATTGAAACACGCTTTGATGGTTTAGATTATGTTATTTTCATTTTATTAGTTGTATGGACGACAGATTCGGGTGCTTATTTTGTAGGGCGTAAGTTGGGGAAAAATAAACTTTGGCCAGAAATTTCACCTAAGAAAACAATTGAAGGCTCTGTTGGAGGCATTGTGATTGCTGTAATTTTTGCAGTGATGATGCAATGGATTTATCCATTTGCTTCAAGCTGGACACAATTAATTGTCGTAACGATTGTTGCTTCCATCATTGGTCAAATGGGTGACTTAGTAGAATCAGCCATTAAGCGTCATTATGGTGTAAAGGATTCAGGCACTATTTTACCTGGTCACGGCGGGATTTTAGACCGTTTTGATAGTTTATTGTTTGCAGTACCTTTACTTCATTTTGTTCATTTCGTTTGA